A section of the Nitrospirota bacterium genome encodes:
- a CDS encoding GNAT family N-acetyltransferase → MSATSTSRPRSYQGGDETRIAAILNASHAKAWGNESFWRWKHSLRPDFSPDDVTVSVIDGEIVGCFHGAILPVRLEDGLDVPMCVEGDFAVLPEYRKRGLPLEAHDLADKRLLEAGVILRGGFTSQELNERFYHRQFGYIFAPTETVRFVKILGLDPLRERVTQLSERLLNSGILSEVFKGIHLITDVAFDQLPPAHLEMSEKSLVLVPGVAHTPHMQVRIPYGLLIHARRGPFSLFLAVLRGMTSGSVRVRGLLRNLPTLCRLIVRLVSRRKLI, encoded by the coding sequence ATGTCCGCCACAAGCACATCGCGACCTCGCTCGTATCAAGGAGGGGACGAGACTCGAATTGCCGCCATACTCAATGCGTCTCATGCGAAAGCATGGGGAAATGAATCGTTCTGGCGGTGGAAACATTCGTTGCGACCGGATTTCTCTCCAGATGACGTGACGGTGTCAGTCATCGATGGTGAGATTGTCGGTTGCTTTCATGGGGCAATTCTTCCGGTTCGGCTGGAGGACGGGTTGGATGTCCCGATGTGCGTCGAAGGTGATTTTGCCGTACTTCCTGAGTACAGGAAAAGGGGGCTTCCCCTGGAGGCCCATGATCTTGCCGACAAGAGGTTGCTCGAAGCCGGTGTCATCTTGCGAGGAGGATTTACATCGCAGGAGCTGAATGAACGCTTCTATCATCGGCAATTCGGATACATCTTCGCGCCGACCGAGACAGTACGATTCGTCAAGATTCTAGGATTGGATCCTCTCCGGGAAAGAGTCACGCAGCTCAGCGAACGGTTACTCAACAGCGGAATACTTAGTGAGGTGTTTAAAGGAATCCATTTAATCACTGATGTCGCTTTTGACCAGTTGCCTCCTGCCCATTTGGAGATGTCCGAGAAATCACTCGTCTTAGTTCCAGGAGTTGCCCATACGCCTCATATGCAGGTGCGCATTCCATATGGTCTGCTCATTCATGCTCGGCGTGGCCCCTTCAGCTTGTTTCTAGCCGTGCTCAGAGGGATGACTTCCGGGAGTGTGCGGGTAAGAGGGCTGCTGCGCAACCTGCCGACGCTGTGCAGGCTTATCGTTAGACTTGTTAGCAGACGGAAATTGATATGA
- a CDS encoding SLBB domain-containing protein, with amino-acid sequence MTILRHLISLFFAVMLISEAVAVEVPSQRDIYRIGPNDVIRVQVFGEDELSLERKVEGDGKIDYPLLGAVPVEGKTVQELQQYLTARLASGYLRKPKVSISIVRHRNFYVSGEVKTPGGFPYEEGLTLQKAIAMSGGLTEKSDKTEILVKRINGPVTVSLRLEPDALIMPDDLVVVAQVQKFYVNGEVKKPGDYAYEKGLTVHKAITIAGGFTEKASKGSTKVLRTVNGQEEALETTLDSLTYPGDIIVVPQRFF; translated from the coding sequence ATGACAATTCTTCGTCACCTTATTAGTCTGTTCTTCGCTGTCATGCTTATCTCCGAAGCCGTGGCAGTTGAGGTTCCCAGCCAACGCGATATCTACCGGATCGGACCGAACGATGTCATTCGGGTTCAAGTGTTTGGCGAGGATGAGTTGTCTCTGGAACGGAAGGTGGAGGGAGATGGAAAAATTGACTATCCCCTTTTGGGCGCCGTTCCTGTCGAAGGCAAGACGGTTCAAGAGCTCCAACAGTATCTGACCGCACGCCTGGCATCAGGATACCTCCGAAAACCGAAGGTGAGCATCTCGATTGTACGTCATCGGAACTTCTATGTGAGTGGGGAAGTCAAGACGCCGGGCGGGTTCCCCTATGAAGAAGGGCTCACTCTCCAAAAAGCCATTGCCATGTCAGGCGGGCTCACCGAGAAATCGGACAAGACCGAGATCCTGGTGAAGCGGATCAACGGTCCGGTTACTGTAAGCCTCAGGCTTGAACCGGATGCTCTCATCATGCCCGATGATCTCGTTGTGGTCGCGCAGGTACAGAAGTTCTACGTCAACGGTGAAGTGAAAAAACCCGGTGATTACGCGTACGAGAAAGGGCTCACGGTTCACAAAGCCATCACGATAGCCGGAGGATTTACTGAAAAAGCCTCGAAGGGTTCGACGAAGGTCTTGCGCACCGTCAACGGGCAAGAGGAGGCCCTCGAGACGACTCTCGATTCCCTCACGTATCCCGGCGACATCATCGTGGTTCCCCAGCGGTTCTTTTAG